In one window of Candidatus Limnocylindria bacterium DNA:
- a CDS encoding STAS domain-containing protein translates to MALTSDRARVRRRGAVSVIDLPAQIDISAEATLNDAYADAERASNTILLNFAGVDYINSQGIALIVGLLARARKDKRAIEACALSDHYREIFEVTRLSDFMKLFESEDTAFAREGGPR, encoded by the coding sequence ATGGCGCTGACCAGTGACCGGGCGAGAGTGCGCCGGCGCGGCGCGGTCTCGGTGATCGACCTGCCGGCGCAGATCGACATCTCGGCCGAGGCGACGCTGAACGACGCGTACGCGGACGCGGAGCGCGCCTCGAACACGATCCTCTTGAACTTCGCAGGCGTCGACTACATCAACAGCCAGGGCATCGCGCTCATCGTCGGGCTGCTGGCGCGGGCGCGGAAAGACAAGCGCGCGATCGAGGCCTGCGCCCTGTCGGATCACTACCGCGAGATCTTCGAGGTCACGCGCCTATCCGACTTCATGAAGCTCTTCGAAAGCGAGGACACCGCGTTCGCGCGAGAGGGAGGTCCGAGATGA